A genomic region of Zalophus californianus isolate mZalCal1 chromosome 1, mZalCal1.pri.v2, whole genome shotgun sequence contains the following coding sequences:
- the NDUFA11 gene encoding NADH dehydrogenase [ubiquinone] 1 alpha subcomplex subunit 11: MARTLLQQYLDIPDGTECHRKTYASTTVSGAAGLIFSAYSVTLQPPDSFLEGVARTGRYTFTAAAIGAIFGLTSCLSAQVREKPDDPLNYFIGGCAGGLTLGARTHSYGIGAAACAYMGMTAALLKMGQQEGWKVFAAPKV, from the exons ATGGCGCGGACGCTTCTTCAGCAATACCTGGACATCCCCGATGGCACCGAGTGCCACCGCAAGACCTACGCCAGCACCACAGTCAGTGGTGCCGCTG GCCTGATCTTCTCTGCCTACAGTGTCACGCTCCAGCCCCCGGACTCCTTCCTAGAGGGAGTGGCGAGGACAGGGCGGTACACATTTACTGCAG CCGCCATCGGTGCCATATTTGGCCTCACGTCCTGCCTCAGCGCTCAGGTCCGAGAGAAGCCCGATGACCCCCTGAACTACTTCATCGGAGGCTGTGCCGGAGGCCTGACCCTGGGAGCACGCA CTCACAGCTACGGGATTGGAGCCGCCGCCTGCGCGTACATGGGCATGACAGCCGCGCTGCTCAAGATGGGCCAGCAGGAGGGCTGGAAGGTGTTTGCGGCGCCCAAGGTgtag
- the VMAC gene encoding vimentin-type intermediate filament-associated coiled-coil protein — MSAPQPLQIREANAHLAAVHRRAAELEARLDAAERTVHAQAERLARHDQQLRAALDELGRAKDCELAALQEQLLTSEATVRSLQAAVRQRDELIGQLQPRAELLQDICRRRPPLAGLLAALAEAERLGPLPTRDPSHPLPGGPSPRLANSTGAEEDRDHLQPAVFGTTV, encoded by the exons ATGTCGGCGCCGCAGCCGCTGCAGATCCGCGAGGCGAACGCACACCTGGCGGCTGTGCACCGCCGCGCCGCGGAGTTGGAGGCGCGGCTGGACGCGGCGGAGCGCACAGTGCACGCCCAGGCCGAGCGCCTGGCCCGCCACGACCAGCAGCTGCGCGCTGCCCTGGACGAGCTGGGCCGCGCCAAGGATTG TGAGCTTGCCGCTCTCCAGGAGCAGCTGCTGACCTCCGAGGCCACTGTCCGCAGCCTGCAGGCTGCTGTGCGTCAGAGGGATGAGCTCATTGGGCAGCTGCAGCCCCGGGCGGAGCTGCTGCAGGACATCTGCCGTCGCCGGCCACCCCTGGCCGGGCTGCTGGCTGCCCTGGCGGAGGCTGAACGCCTGGGGCCCCTGCCAACCAGAGACCCCAGCCACCCACTCCCTGGTGGGCCCAGTCCACGCCTTGCCAACAGTACTGGGGCAGAGGAGGACAGGGACCACCTCCAGCCTGCAGTGTTTGGGACCACTGTGTGA